A portion of the Gasterosteus aculeatus chromosome 12, fGasAcu3.hap1.1, whole genome shotgun sequence genome contains these proteins:
- the LOC120812681 gene encoding alpha-2Db adrenergic receptor, translating to MDLSDVFTAMATTPATSPPNSSLESVNQTSSSSARSPPLPPHSLAASVLIVLVVMVIILGTVVGNALVVVAVFTSRALRPPQNLFLVSLASADILVATLVIPFSLANEVMGYWFFGSIWCSFYLALDVLFCTSSIVHLCAISLDRYWSVTKAVSYNRKRTPKRIKSMIGVVWLISIVISSPPLLMTQKEEDPGTAENAGGRRQECLLNNQTWYILSSCLVSFFAPCVIMILVYCKIYRVAKQRASTVFVAKNVVERQPSQSETCFEGNGGTCQREGAGFGGASLYEPETPRPANRRSSSNVESSSSRRDELDGIDLEERIGEAEARASASLSSGLRFTRRAGGSLRTTGEGERAPNGLRPPSHLPPACATISWASSESCSHHLLLPSPVALRSRRTTLSKNKVAQMREKRFTFVLAVVMGGFVLCWFPFFFTYSLHALCRDSCTIPGKLFNLFFWIGYCNSCLNPIIYTIFNRDFRRAFKKILFHTHKGT from the exons ATGGACTTATCGGATGTATTCACCGCAATGGCCACCACGCCGGCCACCTCACCACCAAACTCTTCTCTGGAGAGCGTCAACcagacctcctcttcctcggccagatctcctcctctgcctcctcactCGCTGGCGGCGTCGGTGCTCATCGTGCTGGTGGTCATGGTCATCATCCTGGGCACCGTGGTGGGGAACGCGCTGGTCGTGGTGGCGGTTTTCACCAGCCGAGCCCTGAGGCCGCCGCAAAACCTCTTCCTGGTGTCTCTGGCTTCGGCGGACATACTGGTGGCCACGCTGGTCATCCCCTTCTCGCTGGCCAACGAG GTCATGGGCTACTGGTTCTTCGGCTCGATCTGGTGCTCCTTCTACCTGGCCCTGGACGTCCTCTTCTGCACGTCCTCCATCGTCCACCTGTGCGCCATCAGCCTGGACCGCTACTGGTCCGTCACCAAGGCCGTCAGCTACAACCGCAAGCGGACGCCCAAGCGAATCAAGTCGATGATCGGCGTGGTGTGGCTCATATCCATCGTCATCTCCTCCCCGCCGCTCCTCATGacgcagaaggaggaggacccgGGGACGGCGGAGAATGCCGGCGGCCGGAGGCAGGAGTGTCTCCTCAACAACCAGACGTGGTACATCCTTTCCTCCTGCCTTGTGTCCTTCTTCGCGCCGTGCGTCATCATGATACTCGTGTACTGCAAGATCTACCGCGTGGCAAAGCAACGGGCCTCCACCGTGTTCGTGGCGAAGAACGTGGTGGAGCGCCAGCCATCGCAGTCCGAGACCTGCTTCGAGGGCAACGGCGGAACCTGCCAAAGGGAAGGGGCCGGCTTCGGTGGCGCGTCTCTGTACGAGCCGGAGACCCCGCGGCCCGCCAACCGACGCAGCTCCTCCAAcgtggagagcagcagcagccggaggGACGAGCTGGACGGCATCGACTTGGAGGAGCGCATCGGCGAGGCCGAGGCGAGAGCGTCCGCCTCGCTGTCCTCGGGGCTCCGCTTCACCAGGAGGGCCGGCGGGAGCCTGAGgacgacgggggagggggagagggcgCCCAACGGGTTGAGgcctccctcccacctcccacccGCCTGCGCCACTATCTCGTGGGCGTCGTCCGAGAGCTGCtcgcaccacctcctcctcccgtccccgGTGGCGCTCCGCAGCCGGCGGACGACCCTGTCCAAGAACAAAGTGGCGCAGATGAGGGAGAAGCGCTTCACGTTTGTCCTGGCAGTGGTGATGGGGGGTTTCGTCCTCTGCTGGTTCCCGTTCTTCTTCACTTACAGCCTCCACGCGCTCTGCAGAGACAGCTGCACCATCCCCGGCAAGCTCTTCAACCTCTTCTTCTGGATCGGCTACTGCAACAGCTGCCTGAACCCCATCATATACACCATCTTCAACCGAGACTTCAGGAGGGCCTTCAAGAAGATTCTATTCCACACTCATAAGGGGACAtaa
- the znf408 gene encoding zinc finger protein 408 isoform X2, which produces MAALAPPIPSPLASFLCALLPRGFALGPSRLCGGRVGLWWVGRPLEAGSLLGRDGDTEWASGGHPDPTTRSRDGHPGEAEKALMETATSKESSSLQRAAWITFACRAPRDQWNVSRQCACGEACAAECEEACLHVSRDIRPGTELLLLPSGGDAEGESPTTDPPDVEAEHNRHSGADLPSIRETEDRLKEEEEKQEEEEEEGRPKSIKRNHATNRTRNRRVKRTRRDVPAGDGQTGGGRHVPPPPPLPPADGSAPVRCSSRLASKPRRVHRPAVSLAEGAGPKAVRVTKETGLSWDPEVRERRHRCSTCGKKFYQMGHLKKHQFSHTEEKPFSCQECGKNYTSSESFRAHQMSHRGERPFSCPLCEKSYGLKRDLKEHLVLHSGEKPYVCEHCGKAFARRPSLRIHRLSHCSRKAHTQSPKVQCTVCQKLLANSGSLKNHMKLHTGEKPHVCQHCGRSFSQKGNLDSHLRTHSGEKPFPCSECDRSFSQMPDLRRHMVSHGGRGFLCSYCGKSLSDVHTLKSHERLHTGERPHRCHLCGKGYTLATRLRRHVKSSHQVEKPYSCHCGASYTVRQSLQRHQAQHRAEGGARDEAAAGKDDREEEEEEEEEEEEEAAASASSSGHHRPIRGRPKRTPLPRGEGEREEGRVRRSGGRGKETRAETGGDEEVPGSTGHVVYVHADGLAAGHRLVEVVISDDTEQCIVVHGQPTVGELLVLQEDGGGLCSVAQTVEINSITSGAFYETDVG; this is translated from the exons ATGGCCGCTCTCGCTCCCCCCATCCCGTCCCCTCTGGCCTCCTTCCTCTGCGCGTTGCTCCCCCGAGGATTTGCCCTGGGGCCATCGCGGCTCTGCGGGGGCCGCGTGGGGCTGTGGTGGGTCGGCCGCCCGCTGGAGGCCGGATCCCTGctggggagggacggggacaCGGAGTGGGCCTCCGGGGGTCACCCAGACCCGACGACCCGCAGCCGGGACGGTCATCCCGGGGAGGCAGAGAAG GCTCTGATGGAAACGGCAACAAGTAAAGAATCTTCTTCTCTACAAAGAGCCGCCTGGATCAC ATTTGCCTGCCGGGCACCGCGAGACCAGTGGAACGTGTCGCGGCAGTGCGCCTGCGGGGAGGCGTGCGCGGCCGAGTGCGAGGAGGCGTGTCTGCACGTTTCCCGGGACATCCGGCCGGGaaccgagctgctgctgctgccgagcGGAGGCGACGCCGAGGGAGAGAGTCCGACAACCGACCCACCCG ACGTGGAGGCGGAGCACAACAGACACTCCGGCGCCGACCTTCCTTCCATTCGCGAGACAGAAGACAGactgaaggaagaggaggaaaagcaagaagaagaagaagaagaaggaagaccAAAGTCTATCAAGAGAAATCATGCAACCAACCGCACGAGGAACCGGAGGGTCAAGAGAACTCGGCGCGACGTCCCAGCGGGTGACGGACAGACGGGCGGAGGACGTCAcgtcccgcctcctcctcctcttcctcctgcggaCGGAAGCGCCCCCGTCCGCTGCAGCTCGCGCCTCGCCTCCAAACCGCGGCGCGTTCACCGTCCGGCCGTGTCCCTcgcagagggggcggggcccaAGGCCGTGCGCGTCACCAAGGAGACGGGTCTCTCGTGGGACCCGGAGGTCAGAGAGCGGCGGCACAGGTGCTCCACCTGCGGGAAGAAGTTCTACCAGATGGGCCACCTGAAGAAGCACCAGTTCAGCCACACGGAGGAGAAACCCTTCAGCTGCCAGGAGTGTGGGAAGAACTACACCTCCTCCGAGAGCTTCAGAGCCCACCAG ATGAGTCACCGCGGCGAGCGGCCCTTCTCCTGCCCCCTCTGCGAGAAGTCCTACGGCCTGAAGCGGGACCTCAAGGAGCACCTGGTCCTGCACAGCGGGGAGAAACCCTACGTCTGCGAGCACTGCGGCAAAGCGTTCGCCCGCCGGCCCTCGCTGCGCATCCACCGCCTCTCTCACTGCAGCAGGAAGGCCCACACCCAGTCTCCGAAG GTGCAGTGCACGGTCTGTCAGAAGCTGCTGGCTAACTCGGGCTCTCTGAAGAACCACATGAAGCTCCACACGGGAGAGAAACCCCACGTCTGTCAGCACTGTGGGAGGAGCTTCAGTCAGAAAG GGAACCTGGACTCCCATCTGAGGACTCACAGCGGGGAGAAGCCGTTTCCCTGCAGCGAGTGCGACCGCAGCTTCTCGCAGATGCCGGACCTCCGTCGGCACATGGTCTCGCACGGGGGCCGAGGCTTCCTCTGCAGCTACTGCGGGAAGTCGCTGAGCGACGTGCACACCCTGAAGTCCCACGAGAGGCTGCACACGGGAGAAAGACCCCATCGCTGCCACCTGTGTGGGAAAG GCTACACGTTGGCCACCAGGCTGCGGAGACACGTTAAGTCGTCCCACCAGGTGGAGAAGCCGTACAGCTGCCACTGCGGCGCCTCGTACACTGTGAGACAAAGTCTGCAGCGGCACCAAGCTCAGCACCGGGCCGAGGGCGGCGCTCGGGacgaggcggcggcggggaaAGACgaccgagaggaggaggaggaggaggaggaggaggaggaggaggaggcggcggcttcGGCTTCCAGCTCCGGCCACCACAGGCCGATCAGAGGCCGACCCAAGAGGACCCCGCTCCCCCGGGGGGAAggagagcgggaggaggggCGAGTGAGGCGGAGCGGGGGGCGAGGGAAGGAAACGAGGGCAGAGacgggaggagacgaggaggtcCCGGGCAGCACCGGCCACGTCGTGTACGTCCACGCGGACGGCTTGGCCGCGGGGCATCggctggtggaggtggtgatATCGGACGACACGGAGCAGTGCATTGTGGTCCACGGGCAGCCGACCGTTGGAGAGCTGCTGGTCCTACAGGAGGACGGCGGCGGGCTCTGCTCTGTGGCGCAGACGGTTGAGATAAACTCAATAACATCTGGTGCCTTCTACGAGACAGATGTTGGATGA
- the znf408 gene encoding zinc finger protein 408 isoform X1, with protein MSVMAALAPPIPSPLASFLCALLPRGFALGPSRLCGGRVGLWWVGRPLEAGSLLGRDGDTEWASGGHPDPTTRSRDGHPGEAEKALMETATSKESSSLQRAAWITFACRAPRDQWNVSRQCACGEACAAECEEACLHVSRDIRPGTELLLLPSGGDAEGESPTTDPPDVEAEHNRHSGADLPSIRETEDRLKEEEEKQEEEEEEGRPKSIKRNHATNRTRNRRVKRTRRDVPAGDGQTGGGRHVPPPPPLPPADGSAPVRCSSRLASKPRRVHRPAVSLAEGAGPKAVRVTKETGLSWDPEVRERRHRCSTCGKKFYQMGHLKKHQFSHTEEKPFSCQECGKNYTSSESFRAHQMSHRGERPFSCPLCEKSYGLKRDLKEHLVLHSGEKPYVCEHCGKAFARRPSLRIHRLSHCSRKAHTQSPKVQCTVCQKLLANSGSLKNHMKLHTGEKPHVCQHCGRSFSQKGNLDSHLRTHSGEKPFPCSECDRSFSQMPDLRRHMVSHGGRGFLCSYCGKSLSDVHTLKSHERLHTGERPHRCHLCGKGYTLATRLRRHVKSSHQVEKPYSCHCGASYTVRQSLQRHQAQHRAEGGARDEAAAGKDDREEEEEEEEEEEEEAAASASSSGHHRPIRGRPKRTPLPRGEGEREEGRVRRSGGRGKETRAETGGDEEVPGSTGHVVYVHADGLAAGHRLVEVVISDDTEQCIVVHGQPTVGELLVLQEDGGGLCSVAQTVEINSITSGAFYETDVG; from the exons AGCGTCATGGCCGCTCTCGCTCCCCCCATCCCGTCCCCTCTGGCCTCCTTCCTCTGCGCGTTGCTCCCCCGAGGATTTGCCCTGGGGCCATCGCGGCTCTGCGGGGGCCGCGTGGGGCTGTGGTGGGTCGGCCGCCCGCTGGAGGCCGGATCCCTGctggggagggacggggacaCGGAGTGGGCCTCCGGGGGTCACCCAGACCCGACGACCCGCAGCCGGGACGGTCATCCCGGGGAGGCAGAGAAG GCTCTGATGGAAACGGCAACAAGTAAAGAATCTTCTTCTCTACAAAGAGCCGCCTGGATCAC ATTTGCCTGCCGGGCACCGCGAGACCAGTGGAACGTGTCGCGGCAGTGCGCCTGCGGGGAGGCGTGCGCGGCCGAGTGCGAGGAGGCGTGTCTGCACGTTTCCCGGGACATCCGGCCGGGaaccgagctgctgctgctgccgagcGGAGGCGACGCCGAGGGAGAGAGTCCGACAACCGACCCACCCG ACGTGGAGGCGGAGCACAACAGACACTCCGGCGCCGACCTTCCTTCCATTCGCGAGACAGAAGACAGactgaaggaagaggaggaaaagcaagaagaagaagaagaagaaggaagaccAAAGTCTATCAAGAGAAATCATGCAACCAACCGCACGAGGAACCGGAGGGTCAAGAGAACTCGGCGCGACGTCCCAGCGGGTGACGGACAGACGGGCGGAGGACGTCAcgtcccgcctcctcctcctcttcctcctgcggaCGGAAGCGCCCCCGTCCGCTGCAGCTCGCGCCTCGCCTCCAAACCGCGGCGCGTTCACCGTCCGGCCGTGTCCCTcgcagagggggcggggcccaAGGCCGTGCGCGTCACCAAGGAGACGGGTCTCTCGTGGGACCCGGAGGTCAGAGAGCGGCGGCACAGGTGCTCCACCTGCGGGAAGAAGTTCTACCAGATGGGCCACCTGAAGAAGCACCAGTTCAGCCACACGGAGGAGAAACCCTTCAGCTGCCAGGAGTGTGGGAAGAACTACACCTCCTCCGAGAGCTTCAGAGCCCACCAG ATGAGTCACCGCGGCGAGCGGCCCTTCTCCTGCCCCCTCTGCGAGAAGTCCTACGGCCTGAAGCGGGACCTCAAGGAGCACCTGGTCCTGCACAGCGGGGAGAAACCCTACGTCTGCGAGCACTGCGGCAAAGCGTTCGCCCGCCGGCCCTCGCTGCGCATCCACCGCCTCTCTCACTGCAGCAGGAAGGCCCACACCCAGTCTCCGAAG GTGCAGTGCACGGTCTGTCAGAAGCTGCTGGCTAACTCGGGCTCTCTGAAGAACCACATGAAGCTCCACACGGGAGAGAAACCCCACGTCTGTCAGCACTGTGGGAGGAGCTTCAGTCAGAAAG GGAACCTGGACTCCCATCTGAGGACTCACAGCGGGGAGAAGCCGTTTCCCTGCAGCGAGTGCGACCGCAGCTTCTCGCAGATGCCGGACCTCCGTCGGCACATGGTCTCGCACGGGGGCCGAGGCTTCCTCTGCAGCTACTGCGGGAAGTCGCTGAGCGACGTGCACACCCTGAAGTCCCACGAGAGGCTGCACACGGGAGAAAGACCCCATCGCTGCCACCTGTGTGGGAAAG GCTACACGTTGGCCACCAGGCTGCGGAGACACGTTAAGTCGTCCCACCAGGTGGAGAAGCCGTACAGCTGCCACTGCGGCGCCTCGTACACTGTGAGACAAAGTCTGCAGCGGCACCAAGCTCAGCACCGGGCCGAGGGCGGCGCTCGGGacgaggcggcggcggggaaAGACgaccgagaggaggaggaggaggaggaggaggaggaggaggaggaggcggcggcttcGGCTTCCAGCTCCGGCCACCACAGGCCGATCAGAGGCCGACCCAAGAGGACCCCGCTCCCCCGGGGGGAAggagagcgggaggaggggCGAGTGAGGCGGAGCGGGGGGCGAGGGAAGGAAACGAGGGCAGAGacgggaggagacgaggaggtcCCGGGCAGCACCGGCCACGTCGTGTACGTCCACGCGGACGGCTTGGCCGCGGGGCATCggctggtggaggtggtgatATCGGACGACACGGAGCAGTGCATTGTGGTCCACGGGCAGCCGACCGTTGGAGAGCTGCTGGTCCTACAGGAGGACGGCGGCGGGCTCTGCTCTGTGGCGCAGACGGTTGAGATAAACTCAATAACATCTGGTGCCTTCTACGAGACAGATGTTGGATGA
- the znf408 gene encoding zinc finger protein 408 isoform X3 yields METATSKESSSLQRAAWITFACRAPRDQWNVSRQCACGEACAAECEEACLHVSRDIRPGTELLLLPSGGDAEGESPTTDPPDVEAEHNRHSGADLPSIRETEDRLKEEEEKQEEEEEEGRPKSIKRNHATNRTRNRRVKRTRRDVPAGDGQTGGGRHVPPPPPLPPADGSAPVRCSSRLASKPRRVHRPAVSLAEGAGPKAVRVTKETGLSWDPEVRERRHRCSTCGKKFYQMGHLKKHQFSHTEEKPFSCQECGKNYTSSESFRAHQMSHRGERPFSCPLCEKSYGLKRDLKEHLVLHSGEKPYVCEHCGKAFARRPSLRIHRLSHCSRKAHTQSPKVQCTVCQKLLANSGSLKNHMKLHTGEKPHVCQHCGRSFSQKGNLDSHLRTHSGEKPFPCSECDRSFSQMPDLRRHMVSHGGRGFLCSYCGKSLSDVHTLKSHERLHTGERPHRCHLCGKGYTLATRLRRHVKSSHQVEKPYSCHCGASYTVRQSLQRHQAQHRAEGGARDEAAAGKDDREEEEEEEEEEEEEAAASASSSGHHRPIRGRPKRTPLPRGEGEREEGRVRRSGGRGKETRAETGGDEEVPGSTGHVVYVHADGLAAGHRLVEVVISDDTEQCIVVHGQPTVGELLVLQEDGGGLCSVAQTVEINSITSGAFYETDVG; encoded by the exons ATGGAAACGGCAACAAGTAAAGAATCTTCTTCTCTACAAAGAGCCGCCTGGATCAC ATTTGCCTGCCGGGCACCGCGAGACCAGTGGAACGTGTCGCGGCAGTGCGCCTGCGGGGAGGCGTGCGCGGCCGAGTGCGAGGAGGCGTGTCTGCACGTTTCCCGGGACATCCGGCCGGGaaccgagctgctgctgctgccgagcGGAGGCGACGCCGAGGGAGAGAGTCCGACAACCGACCCACCCG ACGTGGAGGCGGAGCACAACAGACACTCCGGCGCCGACCTTCCTTCCATTCGCGAGACAGAAGACAGactgaaggaagaggaggaaaagcaagaagaagaagaagaagaaggaagaccAAAGTCTATCAAGAGAAATCATGCAACCAACCGCACGAGGAACCGGAGGGTCAAGAGAACTCGGCGCGACGTCCCAGCGGGTGACGGACAGACGGGCGGAGGACGTCAcgtcccgcctcctcctcctcttcctcctgcggaCGGAAGCGCCCCCGTCCGCTGCAGCTCGCGCCTCGCCTCCAAACCGCGGCGCGTTCACCGTCCGGCCGTGTCCCTcgcagagggggcggggcccaAGGCCGTGCGCGTCACCAAGGAGACGGGTCTCTCGTGGGACCCGGAGGTCAGAGAGCGGCGGCACAGGTGCTCCACCTGCGGGAAGAAGTTCTACCAGATGGGCCACCTGAAGAAGCACCAGTTCAGCCACACGGAGGAGAAACCCTTCAGCTGCCAGGAGTGTGGGAAGAACTACACCTCCTCCGAGAGCTTCAGAGCCCACCAG ATGAGTCACCGCGGCGAGCGGCCCTTCTCCTGCCCCCTCTGCGAGAAGTCCTACGGCCTGAAGCGGGACCTCAAGGAGCACCTGGTCCTGCACAGCGGGGAGAAACCCTACGTCTGCGAGCACTGCGGCAAAGCGTTCGCCCGCCGGCCCTCGCTGCGCATCCACCGCCTCTCTCACTGCAGCAGGAAGGCCCACACCCAGTCTCCGAAG GTGCAGTGCACGGTCTGTCAGAAGCTGCTGGCTAACTCGGGCTCTCTGAAGAACCACATGAAGCTCCACACGGGAGAGAAACCCCACGTCTGTCAGCACTGTGGGAGGAGCTTCAGTCAGAAAG GGAACCTGGACTCCCATCTGAGGACTCACAGCGGGGAGAAGCCGTTTCCCTGCAGCGAGTGCGACCGCAGCTTCTCGCAGATGCCGGACCTCCGTCGGCACATGGTCTCGCACGGGGGCCGAGGCTTCCTCTGCAGCTACTGCGGGAAGTCGCTGAGCGACGTGCACACCCTGAAGTCCCACGAGAGGCTGCACACGGGAGAAAGACCCCATCGCTGCCACCTGTGTGGGAAAG GCTACACGTTGGCCACCAGGCTGCGGAGACACGTTAAGTCGTCCCACCAGGTGGAGAAGCCGTACAGCTGCCACTGCGGCGCCTCGTACACTGTGAGACAAAGTCTGCAGCGGCACCAAGCTCAGCACCGGGCCGAGGGCGGCGCTCGGGacgaggcggcggcggggaaAGACgaccgagaggaggaggaggaggaggaggaggaggaggaggaggaggcggcggcttcGGCTTCCAGCTCCGGCCACCACAGGCCGATCAGAGGCCGACCCAAGAGGACCCCGCTCCCCCGGGGGGAAggagagcgggaggaggggCGAGTGAGGCGGAGCGGGGGGCGAGGGAAGGAAACGAGGGCAGAGacgggaggagacgaggaggtcCCGGGCAGCACCGGCCACGTCGTGTACGTCCACGCGGACGGCTTGGCCGCGGGGCATCggctggtggaggtggtgatATCGGACGACACGGAGCAGTGCATTGTGGTCCACGGGCAGCCGACCGTTGGAGAGCTGCTGGTCCTACAGGAGGACGGCGGCGGGCTCTGCTCTGTGGCGCAGACGGTTGAGATAAACTCAATAACATCTGGTGCCTTCTACGAGACAGATGTTGGATGA